The following are encoded in a window of Castanea sativa cultivar Marrone di Chiusa Pesio chromosome 5, ASM4071231v1 genomic DNA:
- the LOC142636187 gene encoding cysteine-rich receptor-like protein kinase 25: protein MTSLSLNPSITLLFISMLSILSLTAHATAPIHLNEVCANTTFSSNSIYQSNLNSLLSSLSYSATHNLEFYNTTSGQNTSNPVSGLFLCRGDVTPQLCQECVAAAVKEITKKCSREKVAVIWYDECMLRYSNRSFFSTVDEKPKFALLNTQNITEQDRFNKLLAKSMNETAAQASNAPIGSKKFGTKEVNISAFQTLYNLVQCTADLSRNDCSTCLQAAINLLPWCCSGKQGGRVIFPSCNVRYELYPFYRMENATFMPTSSHTSSHPGKDKSSTATIIAIVVPIAALVLVLVILSFCFLRRARKKTNALKGEISKKSNHILNYQAASELTTVESLQFDFGTIEAATNKFSDDNKISEGGFGKVYMGTLPSGQEIAVKRLWKSSGQGVEQFKQFKNEVELQAKLQHKNLARLLGYCLEGEEKILIYEFVPNKSLDNFIYDSKKQGQLDWETRYKIIGGIARGIQYLHEDSELRIIHCDLKDSSILLDAEMNPKISDFGIARTLEVDQTQRNASKIVGSYGYMSPEYAMHGEFSDKSDVYSYGVLVLEIITGKKNSNFESKGAEDLLSYAWIHWRDGRPLELLDPTLEGFYLIDEAIKCIHIGLLCVQKDPADRPTMASIVLALNSHSVSLPAPQQPAFFLRNTDQNLPQMSMESDQSTSMSMSWSVSSVNEESVTEPHAR from the exons ATGACTTCTTTGAGCTTGAATCCCTCTATCACCCTTCTATTCATTTCCATGCTTAGCATCCTTAGCTTGACCGCTCATGCAACTGCCCCAATTCACCTCAATGAGGTATGTGCAAACACCACTTTCAGCTCCAATAGCATCTACCAATCCAATCTCAACTCCCTCCTCTCTTCACTCTCTTACAGCGCCACACACAACCTCGAATTCTACAACACCACCAGTGGCCAAAACACCTCCAACCCCGTCTCCGGCCTCTTCCTCTGCCGCGGCGATGTCACCCCTCAACTCTGCCAAGAATGTGTAGCTGCAGCAGTCAAAGAGATAACCAAAAAATGTTCCAGAGAAAAGGTTGCTGTAATATGGTACGATGAGTGCATGTTGCGTTACTCAAATCGGTCATTCTTTTCCACAGTGGACGAAAAGCCAAAGTTTGCCCTATTGAACACGCAGAATATCACTGAACAGGACAGGTTTAACAAGCTACTGGCTAAGTCAATGAATGAGACAGCAGCTCAGGCCTCTAATGCTCCTATTGGTTCCAAAAAGTTTGGAACCAAAGAAGTGAATATCTCTGCTTTTCAAACACTGTACAACCTTGTACAGTGCACAGCGGACTTGTCCAGAAACGATTGTAGTACTTGTCTTCAGGCTGCTATAAATCTTCTTCCATGGTGTTGCAGTGGAAAGCAAGGGGGAAGAGTCATCTTTCCGAGTTGTAATGTTAGGTACGAATTGTACCCTTTTTACCGGATGGAAAATGCGACATTCATGCCTACATCATCTCATACATCTTCACATCCAG GAAAGGACAAAAGCTCAACCGCAACAATAATCGCCATTGTTGTTCCAATAGCTGCCTTGGTGCTAGTCCTAGTCATCCTATCCTTCTGTTTCCTAAGGAGAGCAAGAAAGAAGACCAATGCTCTAAAGGGAGAAATTTCTAAGAAATCTAACCATATCCTAAATTATCAAG CTGCAAGTGAATTAACAACTGTGGAGTCCTTGCAATTTGATTTTGGGACAATTGAAGCTGCCACAAACAAATTCTCAGATGATAACAAGATTAGTGAAGGTGGATTTGGTAAAGTATACATG GGCACACTTCCTAGTGGACAAGAAATAGCTGTAAAGAGGTTATGGAAAAGTTCAGGACAAGGAGTAGaacaatttaaacaattcaaGAATGAGGTTGAACTACAAGCAAAGCTTCAACACAAAAATTTGGCAAGGCTATTGGGATACTGCTTGGAGGGAGAAGAAAAGATACTTATCTATGAATTTGTGCCCAACAAGAGTCTTGACAATTTTATATATG ATTCAAAAAAACAAGGACAATTGGATTGGGAAACACGATATAAGATAATTGGAGGGATTGCTCGAGGAATACAATATCTTCATGAAGATTCTGAACTTAGAATTATACATTGTGATCTAAAGGATAGCAGCATATTGTTAGATGCAGAAATGAatccaaaaatttcagattttggtATTGCACGGACTCTTGAAGTTGATCAAACTCAAAGAAATGCAAGTAAAATTGTGGGGTCATA TGGTTATATGTCTCCAGAGTACGCAATGCATGGAGAATTCTCTGATAAATCCGATGTATATAGTTATGGTGTCCTTGTCCTTGAAATTATCACCGGAAAAAAGAACAGTAACTTTGAATCAAAAGGGGCTGAGGACCTCTTGAGCTAC GCTTGGATACATTGGAGGGATGGGAGGCCCTTGGAATTGTTGGATCCAACTTTGGAAGGTTTTTATTTGATAGATGAAGCCATTAAATGCATCCACATTGGCTTATTATGTGTTCAAAAGGATCCAGCTGACAGACCCACTATGGCATCAATAGTTCTCGCGCTTAATAGCCACTCTGTTAGTCTACCAGCACCGCAACAGCCAGCTTTTTTCCTTCGCAACACAGACCAGAACTTACCCCAAATGTCTATGGAGTCTGATCAATCTACTAGCATGTCCATGTCATGGTCTGTTTCGTCTGTCAATGAAGAATCTGTTACTGAACCACACGCTCGATAG